CAGTCTACACAACCATACAATTTTAAGAGTTGTGTGTTGAACTTGGGCCTACTATTTTTGTTTGAGCTTCTGAGATGAGGCAAATACTTGGACATTAAAAAATACTTTCTCAAACACCAAATAGCCGACATCTAACCCATGAGTTAATTATAAACaggatatatattattcataaacaaaATTACTAGAAATTAAACATAGATTCACAAATTGAATCGTCGATGTGGAACTAATTTGAAATAGATAGTTTAGGTAAGTTAGAGTATTTCCAatgtaaaactctattttttcttttataacggagtaaaagtaaatatggattaaATATGCTTCAACCATACTTCATTTtctattctataatagagtgatgaacaaacaaaaaatagattattccATTTATAGAGTGAACTCTATTATGGAATGAGATATGAAATTTGATTGGATCATtcattactccattttagagGGAAAAATAGAATGAGGATGGAAATGTCCTTAGTGATTCAAAATATTAGTTCAAGAGAAAGAACCAATAATGAACTCAATATACATGAGAAAATAGTATGGGGGTAGAGGTGTATTGAAGTCGGcctatatttcatatatatgcAAGTTTCTGAAATGagtttttattccatttttgTGTTTGACACCCGCTCtatgtttcttaaaaaatactcaagagaagaaattttgaaattaatctGGTATGATATTATCAATGATCACACTTATTGCATCTTATGATACTTCATACTTTTCACAGACATGCATCTTATTATACTTCTTTTCTTAACAATTCACACATGGCTGATAATTGGACAGTTTATTGGTTACTCGGGCGTTAATTTATCAAAAGTAGGCCTAGATTCATTTTGTAGGTCTCAAATGTTTGCAAGGCCTTACAGAATCCATGGAAGTAtgcttttctctttttgtttgaaGTTCATTGGGCTGGTTGGGCCTATATCAATCGATTGATCGTATCTTTTATTTTAACGGCAATAAGATAACTCAAACTATATCATCAACACACAAAAAGCAATAACATTTATTGGTTTCAACTTTTGAGAAACTCTACTAGTGTTTCCCCATCAAAATCGTAAAACCCTAACTTTACCTTTCACGATATCTTATAGAACATGCCCAGCTTTAGTACGGGGGTGTCCTTGCATAATTTTTGGTATCATACATACGAAAAGatcacataaatattttttagattcaGTAGCACACAAGAAGAAGCTTAACTTTCCGTTTCAAATGGATTAGAAAAGAGAGAAATGATCCGACTCTTTCCGCACATAGAGAATCTCCTTTGCGACCATTCTTTTTGCAACTTTGTGTCAATGTCATATAACATAAGTGGATTTGTTGTCGAAAAAGCAATAAGCTAAAGATGACTAAGAATTCACGACAGTTTGCTATAGAAATCTGACTTTATTAATAGTATGACATGTTTCGGTTGGTGCGATTTCTTTAAATCGTCATAAAAGTGCTACAAAGTGCATAATTATGTTGATGGTATGGACCATATATTATGTACCCATTTACAAGTATGAACCCCAATTATGATAAAGTTAATTATTAAGCTGCAGAATTTGTTGTAATCACATTTTATGCACTCTTCTTCAAAACAATCAATGTgcatgaaaaggaaaaaaaagaacaaactttcAGCTTTCAAGTTTCTACCGACGTAAATCTGTTTAGTGTGTTATGCCAAAACTCACGCCACTTACGAAATCTATGATTGCATATCCAACAGAAACAGTTTCATTCACACACCGCCCGACTTTGATGTAACGAAACCACTAGCCTGAGTAATAAAACAGTACTAGACTATATATATgcagttttttttaatctgatgATGTTAGTTAGATCAAACTACTCAAAATATAAGATTATCAGCATGGCCCGTATAGAATAATCTAGATGTATATATGGATGTGGTGTTAACTTGCAATGGTTTGGCTCAGTTCTGTTTCGACTGTGCCGGTTTTCAAAACTGGTTGATTAAAATAGGTCATGTTGATCGTATATAGGCTACCAGAATTGTTCTTGagattcaatttttataaactaattaacaAAGCCGGGTCGGATTAGCATTCTGGCATTTGCACATAGGCTCAAAGACTAAACATTATGAAACGTATATGGTATTTCTACGTCTCCTTTCATACTCACCCCATGCAAttatttattgttgttttgGGTAAAGCACCAGTCACAGTTCACAACTGAACAACCCTTAGGGACCACATGAGATGATAACattaaaattgttatattttaatgtttttatttatggtATGTTACCACTTGCCAATCCATAGTATTTAATTCTTCCACCATTAAGTCTAAGAATTTTCTTGCATCTATATGATTGTCATATTCAGCTCGTAACAATGTACCATAACCACGGATGTTGCACCCTGGTTGGTTTAAGCGTTGGTGCTGTTGCGCTCATGGATTCGATTCACCGTAGGAGGGATATTTTACACCATGGGCCTTATCCCCATGGTATCAGTGCCTGCCGGTTTCTGGGCCTGGGAGATTATGGGCATTGTTTCCAGAACCTTcagataataataaaaaaaaaaacaaatgtatcATACACGACTTCGGCATAAAATATGCATACAACCTGGAGATGATGataacatatacatatttttacaaGTATTAACTTAACTATAGTCAAAGTTAAAACTACATAATGTTCTGGATGTAAAGTAGCCAGAAATTGCTGTTTAAACTTTCATGATCTCATGTCTGCGCAAGCCAATCATAAGACTTATTGTTCGATAAAGGGAAATTTGCCCTtataactacaaaaaaaactcaaatttgttaaataaccaaaaacactCTCTTTCTCTGATTCTCTCTTcctatttctcttttttttttttttgaaaaccaattttcttttttttaatggttaGTACACAAATAAGCCCTTCGATAAATCCATTCTTTCAAAAAAGATTTGGgtgttttgattttgtttagaactattaaaaattaggtcaacaaaaatgaatatttttttgtttagccATTCGATTAATAGATTTAATGGATTTTAGCATGTGTTGTTGGTTAACTGAACAgctttattattgtttttttcctCATATTAGCATCACCAAGGTTCATACAACCACATAAGCACCTATCTAAACCCACCATCAACAGGCCACAGGTATAAAACCGACCATATGAGCCAAAAAATAGATCGATCAATAAGACCATGatcaaacacaaaataatagaCTAGGAACAGAGGATCAGCTTTATTATTGTTAGTTGGCTAGTTTTATTGCTAAAAATAAGCTAAATTAAAAATCACTTGTATGAATACAAGTGTAAAGTTACATTCTGCCACTCAATGAACATTTATCTATTTCTCTGTTCCTGTCTTATTTAACACAGCCGATTTGTTTTTCAATCGTTAATGAagttatcagtttttttttcaattatgtCACAAAGTTACAGAGATACGTttaatgatgatgaagatgatgttttatttaattattattttgaacgcaaaatacttatttttgtttaatgttaaGCTTTAACTTAACATATCATTattctaaactaattattaaggTTACATTACAAATTTCCTAAAGTTCAGATATCAAAATTTCACATAATTTTAGGATATTCAATCAAATGAGATTTGAGCAGTAAATTTGCCATTAACTTTAAacttaactagattttgacccgcgcttaaaaGCGCGGATTATTTTTTggttgataaaaatatttgataggaattagtatttttgtttttttacattattatgttacaaagtcatattttatcaaaagataatttttttaatttggttatttaatgtaattatattttcaattgcttttattaattattttttaaaattttatatggtGTGATCAAACTCAGCATgcctattattttaaattagataagaaaaaaatttatatcaagTTCAGACCAACGGTCAAACCGGTAAACAATGACTTGTACATAAGTTGGTTGGGATTTAAGGAAAACTCGTTAATTTAAAGCATGCAAACTTTAAAAAACTCGCAATCAAGTGTGATATGcgcttataaaaaaaaactcgttAATTTAAACCGGTAAACCAATTTTTGAATTGCATACAGTGAAATTAACAATAAACTcaataatagttttatttaaattctatcATCAATTTTCATTGAACATAATTGGTTTTACATGATATTAATTTGTAGCTGGTAAAAAGTTGATGAACACAAATTTATTGATGAAATATTTGTATGCATGTATGGTAATAGTGTAGTTTGAAGGCATTTAATTTTGACttctaaatttaaaaaaaaaaaaattgtatggaGTAATAGATATCCAAATATATGTAAAGATAATAAATGATGAAATGCATTTATATAAGAACTAATCGTTGGAGGACTtagcaaataataaaatatatgtaaagatAATAAATGATGAAATGCATATATATAGGAACTAATTGTTGGAAGGCTTAGCAAATAATAAGGGAACctaataacaaattttgtatatatatatgtttaagttTCTAATGAATAGGTTCAACAAACTTTtgtaagtagatttttttatgatttcttcccttttaatagtattgattgttTGAATAATCAAACATAAATGCAATGAAAACATGTATGTTAACCGTACAAATTGCTTTTACTATGACATAGATGCTTACAAGCTAGATTAGGTGGAGATGCACCAACAACAAATTCAATGATACATTGATACTAAAGAAGCTTAACTAAAACCAAATACTTCACGCATCTACACGTTTCTTGCTCTACTAATTAggatgtgttattggtttatatattttgattaatttagaaattcatatagtatttataaattcaagtaaaatatgcaaatccggagtTTTTCCCtcagatttgagtctttgtatttttaactagaAAATCCAAAtgaatccattcaaatccattataaaatcaaatatattagtaaatccgtacgattgaatagcacttgatttgatatagaatttatgaatcactaaaccaataacacctgattttaatacatatttgaaaactacagaaccaataacactagatttagttcggattttcaaatccattaaaatacaacaaccaataacccaagTAACTATGAAGGAAATGTATGTTTACAACTGTTTGGAAAattagtaaaagaaaaaacataagaaagaatataaaaatccaaaaagTGGATCtacttaaaacttttaaaacctaaacaaaattgtaaataCAACTGCTACCAACAAAAAATTTTGCACATAAAACACGCAAATGATTATGGATATATTGCTTAAATTCAAAATTGGATGTATGTATGTAATATAGACTAATGCTAGATACTGTATCTCAGTTCGGGTAATCAATCCGACCAATGTAACATTCAAAAACCTTGTACATTCGATACATGTATACTTGGATCAAAGAACTCTAACGAACAAGGCAAGTTTACTatgattaaacatatatatatgcaaacaTCCCATGTTCTGAATTTAAAGAGAAATAGACGTCTGTGACTGCGTGCCTTCACAAGACAAAAGCCAACAAAATAGATTATTTATCTTTAGTTTTCTCGAAAAGTAAGTCAAGACTTATTAACGGTTATTGGTTACTTATAAGTTTAATGCGTTCTTGAAAATTAAGTACTATATACGGAAAGCTAAGTATGATAGATGGTACACCCAAAAGGATCCAAAGTTGTTTATCCCTTCTTCTCTACTTGTGATCCAATAAATAAAGGCAAATGAcattttgataatatttcattatttaGCATAAAATTTTCCGTTGTATTCACATGTCGTTCTCAGCTACACCAAGTCTTCCCGTTTGTGATGATAGCCAATGTTCCCATAACACGCACACTTCTACAATCGATGGGACCTGCCAATGATAGTCTAACACGTGACATATCGTgtataataaaacaagattaaGATAAGATAAGATAAGTGTCACATAATTATACACGGGAAGAGAGTCAAAAACAATTCATACAAGGAGAAATTTCATATGGGATTTGTGTGATTTTGTGATGATTGACATAAGAATACTCTTTCATTTCTTTGGAATGGATGCTTTTATTTGGCAGCAacttttccattatttttatccgaatatattttttctatcaTAGTATATCTGAAAACTTCCATCTCCATATAGCATCTAATCCATAATTCGTAAAAGGTTATCATGTTTCCTTCTAAAAACTAGTCAATGCCTCAATGGTAATGTAATTGGTGACATGTGTCGATCATATTTCAAAGCGTTAGAACTATGTCGTTTTGTTATCAGATATATGCATATTTTTAAGCTGATTACCTACCATTTGTCAAGATCTATAATAAGGTCAACAGTTCGTAGTAAGCCTACTAATTCGATATTTTAACTAACACTTTGAACGTCTAACTTATCTTTTAATACTTTAGCACTTTGATATTTACTATCTATGGTTCATGTTTGATGTTATACTAGTTTTTACGGCTatctcatcatcttcttcttcttctttttttttttgttaaagaaatgGACGAGGAAAGTTTACACTTTACAGCTATCTTATTATCATAttgcaaatataaatatatcatacTGAATTATATAGGATTATATGGTTTGATTAACGTTTTAAAAGATCTAGAATCATACTTTCTAGTAAACGAGAATTGTCCACTTACCGATCAACACTCTTTACGTACCAAtagtaaaaacaattaaaaagtaGTAAAAACAATTCCCCAAACCGAAATAACGTGAAATATACAAAAACAGGTtaagcaatataataaaatattataactctATATGGGGCCCACCAAAAACTGCATCTCCTCAGCTCTATAGGCTTTGTGTTTGTATCTGTTCTCTCTTCTTCacatcttctcttctcttggctttctctctctctcctcccttTGCtagctctttctctctcttctcagtTCGAGGGAGAGAGGAACAAACCGGTCCGgttatctcttcttctctgctCGACAACCAATAGCTTCCCTCCCTTATTGTGTAAAGTCTTCTCCTTTTCTCCTATTTTTCACcgatctctctccctctctctctgtctaatcttctttctctctgttttATTTCGTACCCACCagtcttattttcttttctttatttttttttgtcgtcttcTTCACATcgcaggttttttttttggcaggttCTTACATGGTAATGTGGGTTTGACTCACTTCTCTGCTAACTAACGTTCTTCTCTCTATGGATTCTTCTCTCGATGGTACTTTCAACTTTTTTCATTCTGGTGTTTCTTTGGTTGTTAAAGATGTATTGATATTCGTGTATCTTTGTTATTCCCTATGTACTATAGTGTTCACAGCTGATGATGAAGCTTTGGATgctcatttgtttttttttttttttttaattacaaagtttgagactttacTGTAGTTTTCACTGATTTGCTACTTGATCTAGCTTACTggcttctaaatatttttttcttctatggtTTCTCATTGGTGATTCTGATAAATGGGTCTTTCACTTTTCTTGTTGGTTGGTTCCAACTCCATATTCTTTGTTTATTTCCCCCACTTATATTGGTTGATATATACTATAAGATTTTGTACATAATTTAATCGTGCGTCAAAAGATTTTCTTTCTGTATGGGAATAAGATTCCATGAGATGTCACTACTACTGTTAACTTATTGATGAATGTGGGTTCTAATTCTTTACCTAACAGAACCCATGCTTTGATTCTTGTTCCATTTTTTCAACTTCGTTCTAAGGAACATGATCTTTGCTTTTGGCATGCTGTTCTGATTCCCTCTTTGACTCCTTGTTCCAACCTCAACATTGTTCTCCTGTGATGGTAGTTCAACTTCCTTTGTTTTAAATGAATGAATATGTTACTCCTCAAAATTCCTAATTTTTGCTTTTTAGTTGCATTTAAGTTGAGTTCAGAAATATTCTTCTTAATTTGGAAAAACAAGTTTGCGTAAAGTATCATCATTTGTGTAAGATCACACACAACACGCTTCAAAgggatttttcatttttgtgttaTGGTTATGCCATTGTTCTCCATTGCCTTCACTTGGAgtcaaagttttaaattttcacactattttcttctatatatatacagtagcAGCAGGTGACTCATCAAAATGCAGTCAAATGAGTGTTGATGAGAAGAGACAGCTTGTCTATGATCTCTCCAAGCAATCACACCTAGCTACCGAAGTGTTGCAGGCATGGAGCCGCCAAGAGATTCTACAGATCCTATGCGCTGAAATGGGCAAAGAGAGAAAGTACACTGGCTTGACCAAAGTCAAGATCATTGAAGCTCTTTTGAAACTTGTATCCGAGAAAAACTCCGGAGACTATGATGAGAataacaagaagaacaagaagaagagagattcTGAATGTTTGCCTGTTCAGAGAAACTCAAAGAGACAAAGGAAAGTCGATGAACCTACTCGTTATGTGGCTCCAACTAGTAACAACAATTCCTCAGGGAGCTGCAACAATGCTATCTACTGCAACAACTTGGCTTGCAGGGCTATATTGAGAGAGGGAGACTCGTTCTGCAGAAGGTGTTCTTGTTGCATTTGCCGTAAGTATGATGATAACAAAGACCCTAGTCTCTGGTTAACATGCAGCTCAGACCCTCCCTTTGAAGGTGACTCATGCGGATTCTCTTGTCATCTTGAATGTGCTTTCGAGAGTGAAAAGTCTGGTCTTAAGGAAAGTGAGGGTGGTTGCTGCTTCTACTGCGTCTCTTGCGGTAAACCAAACAGCTTGCTTGAGTGTTGGAAGAAGCAACTGACTATTGCTAGAGAAACCAGAAGGGTGGATGTGCTTTGCTACCGTCTTTTATTAGTCCAGAAGCTTACAAAGGGCTCTAGTAAGTACCGGAACCTGTGTGAGGCTGTTGATGAAGCTGTGAAGAGTCTTGAAGCTGATGTGGGTCCTCTCACTGGTCTCCCTTTGAAAATGGGTAGAGGGATTGTGAACAGACTACAATCAGGACCTGATGTGCAGAAACTTTGCTCTTCTGCTCTTGAATCTCTTGaaacacctcctgaagttgctGCATTGCCTTCACAACGCAGCTCCAAGATGCAGCACGGTCAGCTTTTTTTTATTAcgcaaataattttataaacttttatccATTTTAAACCTCTATCCGATTTTACaaacttttataaaatgttttaccATGTTTTAATGATAAAAGTATAACATTTTAACTGAAATATAGACGGAGGCTAACATAACATATGTTAACGATTTGTAATTTGAGGTAATTTGAGGGTTTAAAACGTTAAAATATTAGTTGAGGAGTTTCCTTgcgattcaaaaatagtttaggagttttatcatttaaaatccTTTTAAAGTATGAATAATAATTGAtgattctgtttttgtttgctaGATTGTTATCATGGACTGAACAATGAGGTGTCTGCAGATACAGCAACCACAGTATCAACCAAGATCAGATTCGAGGATGTTAACGCCACTTCACTCACTGTGATTCTAGCCTCCAATGAAGTCACCTCACCTGGGAACATCGTTCATTACAGTATCTGGCATCGTAAGGCCACTGAGAAAGAGTACCAGGAGAAGTCAACTTGCACATTGTTTACACCAAACGCGAGATTTGTTGTCTCTGGATTAGCTCCAGCTTCTGAGTATTGCTTCAAAGTCGTGTCCTATAGCGGAACACGAGAGCTTGGAGTGGATGAGATCAATGTCTTGACGCgtaatgaagaagaaagaagcgaGAGCCCTCTCACGAACTGCAGCACGTTGTCTTCTAACCCTTCTTCTGTTGAAGCTGAGTCCAACAACGGTTACATTGTTCCTCAGAACGAGATAAAAAATTCTCCTACTGATGAGAATGCTGCTAAAAGGACAACAGAGATTGTGCAGACTGAGAAGAAAGAAGCTGTTCCAGACAAGAACAGAGAAACTCTAAACCCGGTTACTACGACAAATCTTTTGCCTATTACTCCCTTCAGGTCAGACAAAACCAAGAACCGTCAAGCTAGAAAAGGAAAGTCTGTTAAAGAAAACGGTGATCATCATTCAGCAAACGGAGGATCAGAGAGCGGTTTAGAGCATTGTGTGAAGATCATAAGACAGCTCGAATGTTCAGGACACATTGAGAAAGAGTTCAGACAGAAGTTTCTGACTTGGTATGGCTTGAGAGCGACGCCACAAGAGATTAGAGTTGTGAAGATATTTATAGATACCTTTGCTGATGATCCCGTGGCTTTAGCTGAGCAGCTTATTCATAGTTTCAGCGACCGCGTTTCGAGTAAGCGTTCTGcgattggtggtggtggtgcgtCTGCGGTTGTTCAGTCTGGTTTCTGCATGAAGTTATGGCATTAGATATTTGGGGTTTAATCGGttttattaaaagtaaaaaaaaaaagaactttatTTATCATTATTGGAACATTTCCATGCAAGAAAAATGCTTTTGGTATcgaattgttttgtttttcttgtcaGGATGat
The Brassica napus cultivar Da-Ae chromosome A1, Da-Ae, whole genome shotgun sequence DNA segment above includes these coding regions:
- the LOC106390987 gene encoding VIN3-like protein 2 isoform X2, which encodes MDSSLDVAAGDSSKCSQMSVDEKRQLVYDLSKQSHLATEVLQAWSRQEILQILCAEMGKERKYTGLTKVKIIEALLKLVSEKNSGDYDENNKKNKKKRDSECLPVQRNSKRQRKVDEPTRYVAPTSNNNSSGSCNNAIYCNNLACRAILREGDSFCRRCSCCICRKYDDNKDPSLWLTCSSDPPFEGDSCGFSCHLECAFESEKSGLKESEGGCCFYCVSCGKPNSLLECWKKQLTIARETRRVDVLCYRLLLVQKLTKGSSKYRNLCEAVDEAVKSLEADVGPLTGLPLKMGRGIVNRLQSGPDVQKLCSSALESLETPPEVAALPSQRSSKMQHDTATTVSTKIRFEDVNATSLTVILASNEVTSPGNIVHYSIWHRKATEKEYQEKSTCTLFTPNARFVVSGLAPASEYCFKVVSYSGTRELGVDEINVLTRNEEERSESPLTNCSTLSSNPSSVEAESNNGYIVPQNEIKNSPTDENAAKRTTEIVQTEKKEAVPDKNRETLNPVTTTNLLPITPFRSDKTKNRQARKGKSVKENGDHHSANGGSESGLEHCVKIIRQLECSGHIEKEFRQKFLTWYGLRATPQEIRVVKIFIDTFADDPVALAEQLIHSFSDRVSSKRSAIGGGGASAVVQSGFCMKLWH
- the LOC106390987 gene encoding VIN3-like protein 2 isoform X1 — encoded protein: MDSSLDVAAGDSSKCSQMSVDEKRQLVYDLSKQSHLATEVLQAWSRQEILQILCAEMGKERKYTGLTKVKIIEALLKLVSEKNSGDYDENNKKNKKKRDSECLPVQRNSKRQRKVDEPTRYVAPTSNNNSSGSCNNAIYCNNLACRAILREGDSFCRRCSCCICRKYDDNKDPSLWLTCSSDPPFEGDSCGFSCHLECAFESEKSGLKESEGGCCFYCVSCGKPNSLLECWKKQLTIARETRRVDVLCYRLLLVQKLTKGSSKYRNLCEAVDEAVKSLEADVGPLTGLPLKMGRGIVNRLQSGPDVQKLCSSALESLETPPEVAALPSQRSSKMQHDCYHGLNNEVSADTATTVSTKIRFEDVNATSLTVILASNEVTSPGNIVHYSIWHRKATEKEYQEKSTCTLFTPNARFVVSGLAPASEYCFKVVSYSGTRELGVDEINVLTRNEEERSESPLTNCSTLSSNPSSVEAESNNGYIVPQNEIKNSPTDENAAKRTTEIVQTEKKEAVPDKNRETLNPVTTTNLLPITPFRSDKTKNRQARKGKSVKENGDHHSANGGSESGLEHCVKIIRQLECSGHIEKEFRQKFLTWYGLRATPQEIRVVKIFIDTFADDPVALAEQLIHSFSDRVSSKRSAIGGGGASAVVQSGFCMKLWH